The Deltaproteobacteria bacterium genome window below encodes:
- a CDS encoding thermonuclease family protein, whose amino-acid sequence MNAATARLTLTLASAGVGATLACGEAGDDRCGPRQAVVARVIDGDTVELDDGQRVRYLLIDTPESTQGKNDCYGHEASDFNQQLVEGRTVSLSYDEVCTDDYDRLLAYVSIDGRDVNALMVERGFACVLQIPPNGQQRIDAFEDLEYAAQQGMVGLWGACDEVTCD is encoded by the coding sequence ATGAACGCTGCCACCGCGAGACTGACGCTCACGCTCGCATCCGCGGGCGTCGGCGCCACCTTGGCCTGCGGCGAGGCCGGCGACGACCGCTGCGGCCCTCGGCAGGCCGTGGTCGCGCGCGTCATCGACGGCGACACCGTCGAGCTCGACGACGGCCAGCGCGTGCGCTACCTGCTCATCGACACGCCCGAGAGCACGCAGGGCAAGAACGACTGCTACGGGCACGAGGCCAGTGACTTCAACCAGCAGCTGGTCGAAGGCCGCACCGTCTCGCTGTCGTACGACGAGGTCTGCACCGACGACTACGATCGCCTGCTGGCCTACGTCTCGATCGACGGCCGCGACGTCAACGCGCTCATGGTCGAGCGGGGCTTCGCGTGCGTGCTGCAGATCCCGCCGAATGGGCAGCAGCGCATCGACGCATTCGAAGACCTCGAGTACGCCGCGCAGCAGGGCATGGTCGGCTTGTGGGGTGCCTGTGACGAGGTCACCTGTGACTGA